One Natrinema longum genomic window, CCGAGCTGGCCGAGCCGACCGACCACCTGAACGGGAAATGCGGCCGCTGTCCGTGGAAGGAGGTCTGTGGCGGCAACTCCCGTGCCCGCGCCGCCGCGGTCTACGACGACCTCTGGGCCGAGGATCCGCGGTGTTATCTCACCGACGCCGAGTACAGGACGGCGGAACTCCCGCCCGAACACACGCCTCGGGTCGACGCGCCCGTAGTACTTGAGTAGACAGATGCACGCACCCGACTTGGCACCCACCGACGCGAGAACCGACCTCGACTCGGCGACGGTCGCGACGATGCCAAAGAGCGTCCGCCGGCTCGCGTGTTGCCGGGTCAGTTGCGCCACGCACTCGACGGACGAGTTGGGAGCGATCCGGCCGGCCGAACCGCTCGAGGTTGCCCGTCGGATCGCAGGACACGACCGCGTCACTGAGGCGGTCGTCCTCTCGACGTGCAACCGGGTGGAGGCGTACTGCAGCACTCGGACGCCGGCGGATCGGGACGAGGGGCTTCGCGTCGCACGCGAGGCGCTCGGCGATCCCGACGGCGCGCGGACGGAGACGGGGCTCGACGTCGTCGACCACCTGTTCCGCGTCGCCTGCGGACTCGAGAGCACCGTCGTCGGCGAGGCTCACGTCCTCGGACAGCTCCGTCGAACGTTCGAAACGGCACTCGAGGCGGGGCTCGCCGGCGGCGTGGTGACGCGGACGGCGGACGCAGCCGTCTCGGTGGGACGGCGCTGCCGCGACGAGACCGACATCAACGAGGGGACGGTCAGCTACGGGAGTGCGACCTGTGAGCGACTCGAGGCTCGCGGCCGAGTGCCGGACCGCCTCGTCGTCGTCGGCGCGGGTGAGATGGCGACCTCGGTCGCGAAGGCAGCCACGCATCGATGGGAGAGTCGCGTCGACGTCGTCAACCGCTCGAGCGCGCCGGAGATAGTCACGGCGGACGGGAAATACTGGCCGCTCGAGTCGCTGGGAGCGGCGATAGCCGACGCGGACGCCGTCGTGACGGCGACGGGCGCGGCGGACCCAGTGGTGACCGCCGAAACGATGCGGGAACTCGAACGCGAGACGGTCGTCGTCGACCTGGCGAACCCGCCGGACGTCGCCGAGGCGGTTCGACACTCCGCCGTTCCGGTCATGGATCTCGACGAAATCCAGGCCGGGATCGAGGCGGCCGTCTCGGGTCGGCGGGACGCGATCCCGGCAGTCGAAGCTGCGGTGACCGACGCGGTCGCGTCGTTCGTCGATCGGGAACGCGAGAACCGCGCCGAGGACACGCTCCGGGGCCTCCACCGCACTGCGGCGACGATTCGTGAGCGCGAACTCGAGCAGGCGCGGACCCGCCTCGAGAACGGGGACGACCCCGAGGCCGTCTTGGACGACTTCGCCAGCGCGCTGACCGGGTCGCTCCTCGGGACGCCGACCGAACGCCTTCGGACGGCTGCACGCGACGGCGACGATGCGATCATCGAGGCCACACACCGACTCTTCGATCTCGACGCCGACCTCGAGGAGTCGTGAGCCGGCGACCGCGTCTCCGGGACCGTCGTCGGCTGCAGCGACGAATCGACCGAGGAAGTCGCTTCGACGGCCACGACGGGCTATGGTCGAGCGACCGTCGGCTGTCGTAAGTCGACTATTGAAACTACTTCTGGTTTACTCCCCACAATACTGGAACCAATACCAGTTATATTTATACCAGGAATAGAAAGGGATGGTATGGATACCCACGACGGTCGCGGTCGGAGTCCCTCGAGGAGCCGTCGGGAGTTACTCGCTGGTGCGGGCGGCCTCACCGCGGGACTCGTCGGGACTGCGGGTTGTCTCGGCAGCACCGACGGGGTTCGGGTGCTCGCTGCGGGCAGCCTTGCTATCGCCCTCGAAGAGCGGATCGGCCCGGCGTTCGAAGCCGAGTCCGACGTCCACTACGAGGGCGAATATCACGGGACCAACGCGGTGTTGCGGCTGGTCGAGGACGGAACGAAGTATCCGGACGTCGTGATCGGAGCCGACATCGAACTCCTGCGGGATCGACTCTACCCCGACCACGCCGACTGGGACGCCTCGTTCGCGGCCAACGAGGTCGTGATCGCCTACGAACCGGAGACCGAGCTGGGGGCGTGTCTCGAGACCGATCGCCCGTGGTACGAGTGTTTCGGCGACGCCGACGAGGGGGCGATCGCGATCAGTGATCCGGATCTCGACCCGCTTGGCTATCGGGCGCTCCTCCTCTTCGAACTCGCCGAACGGGAACACGGGCTCGACGGGTTTCGCGACGCGATGGCCGACACAGTCGCTTACGTTCCCGACGAGACGCAACTGCTCGCCGATGTCGAGAGCGGGAATCGCGCCTGTGCGGTCGCCTACAGCAATATGGCGGCCGAGCGTGAGGTCGCCGTCCGCCGGCTCTCCGACGCGTACAACTTCGGTGCGCCCGCCGCCGCCGACCGGTACGCGCAGGCGAGTTACACGACCGCTGATGGCCACACTGTCGAGGGATCGCCCGTCGTCTACAACGCGACGGTCCGTACCGACGCGGACGATCCCGTGGCAGGACGGGAGTTCGTCGCGTTCCTCCTCGAGAACGACGACCTGCTCACCGAGTCCGGACTGCGCGTCGACGACTCGTTGCCGCGATTTCACGGCGATCCGCCGGAGGCGATCAAGCCGTGAGCAGCTCCAGTCCTGAGGGCCCTGATGACCATCGTCCCCGTTTTACTGCTAGCTTCGAGTGGCTCCCGACGGGGCTGGCCGTCCCGGCGCTACTCGGCGCAGTATTGCTCGCGTACTTCGTCGTCCCCGTCGCCGTCTTTCTGCTTCGAATGCGGGCGGTCGATCTCGTCGCCGGGCTCACGGATCCGACGATTCGGGACGCGATCAGAACCTCGCTGGTGACGGCCCCGGTTTCGACGACCATCGCGACCGTCTTCGGCGTCCCGCTGGCGTACGTCCTCTCGCGGGGCTCGTTTCGCGGCAAGCGGCTGGTCGAAGCGCTCGTCTTGCTCCCGCTCGTCGTCCCGCCGATCGTCGGCGGCGTGATGTTGCTGACCATCGTCGGTCGATACACGCCGATCGGCGCGGCCGCCGTGGCGCTCGGGATGCCGTTGACGGGAAGCCACGCCGGCGTCGTCCTCGCCCAGACGTTCGTCGCCGCGCCGTTTCTCGTCGTTACCGCCCGCGCGGGCTTCGACGGCGTCGATCCCCGCCTCGAGGAAGCCGCGCGGACGATGGGGTACGGGCCACTGCGAACGATACGACTGGTGTCGCTGCCGCTCGCGCGCAACGCCATCGCCGCCGGGATCGTACTGACGTTCGTCCGGGCGATCGGCGAGTTCGGCGCGACGATGATGGTCGCGTATTCACCGCGGACCATGCCCGTTCAGATCCGCGTCTCGTTTATCGCTCGTGGGATCGACGCCATCGTCCCCATCGCGCTCGCCTTGCTCGCGATCGCCGTGATCGTCGTCGTCGCCGTCCAGTTGCTGGTCGGAACGCCCAAGCAACACTGAGACGGACCGCATGATACGTCGTCGTGTGGCGCTTGTCGTCTCCTCCCTCGAACCCATCAAAACGCGTGTAATTCGCTCTGAGCGGTTCTAAGTGCTTTGGAAGTGGGGTTATGGAGTTCGTCGTCATATCCATGGGTGAGACTCATGACATCCATCGCAGACATCGAGATCCCGGCTGACGGAACCGGAACGGGCGAGCTGTTCGCGGCTGTCCCCTCCCTGACGTGCGAAATGGAACGGGTAATCGCCTCGAGCGGCCACGGGCTCTGGCTGTCGGGGCCCTCGCGCTCGGAGATCGAAGCGGCCCTCGACGAGGCCGCCGCGATCGGCACGTATTCCCGGATCAGCAGCGACGAGGACCGGTGGCTGTACGATATCGAGTTCGAACCCGACACCGTCGATCCGTTCGAGCTCACCCTCGAGGAAGGCGGGACGGTACTGAGCGCCGCCGCGTCGAACGGCACGTGGCTGCTCACCGTCCGCGTGGTCGACCGCGAGAGCGTGAGTTCGCTGTACGACCGCCTCGACGACAACGACGTCACGCCGACGATCGTCCGGCTTTTCGATCTCGCCGAGGAGAGCCACTCCCAGTGTGGGCTGACGGCCCGCCAGTACGAAACGCTGGTCGCAGCGATCGATCACGGCTACTTCGAGATCCCCCGCGAGGTCTCGATGCAGGAACTGTCCGAGGAACTGGGTATCTCCCACCAGGCCCTCTCCGAGCGACTGCGCCGGGCCTACCGCGCACTCGTCACGTCCGAACTCAACGTGACCGAAGAAGAGACCGCCGCACCGCCGATCCCGTCGAACTGAGTGCCCTCGAGGGAACGGCGTTCGTCCGACGGTCGAAGCGATGGGTTTCGCCGGTCGGTCCGTTGATCGCCGATCGGTCGACTGAACGAACTCGACACCGTTGTTCCAGAGGGGAAGTCTCCAACAGTTAATATCCGGCCGACCAACACCTGCGGCATGGAGATCAACAGCGACGACGGCGTGTTGCGACTGGCGTTCGACCGACCCGCTGCGCTCAACGCGCTCACGATGGAGACGGCCGACGAGCTAGCCGACGAGATCGAAGCCGCCACGCCCGAGGCGTACGACGCGATCGTCATCACCGGCAACGGCGACGCGTTCAGCGCCGGGGGCGACCTCGAGTCGATGGCGGAAACGCCCGACTCCTCGAAGGCAGCCTACGAGCGGGTCACCGAAACCTTCGGCCGCGTCGTCGAAGCGATGCTCGAGTGTCCGGTTCCGATCGTCGCGAAGGTAAACGGCGACGCCATCGGTGCCGGACTCTCGATCGTCGCGCTCGCGGACATCGCCTACGCCGCCGCCGACGCGACGTTTTCCTGTGCGTTCGTCAGAGTGGGCCTGATTCCCGATACCGGCGGTACCGTCATCCTCCCGCACATCGTCGGACTGCGGGCCGCAAAGCAACTCGCGTTCACCGGCGAGTTCTTCGACGCCGAGCGTGCGGCCGACCTCGAGTTGATCAACGAGTCGGTCCCCGCCGACGAACTCGACGATCGCGTCGCCGAAACCGTCGCGGGACTTGCCAGCGGCCCGACGGCCACAATCGGCATGATGAAACAGGCCATGCACGAGAACATGGGTCGCGCCTGGGACGACGCGCTCGACTACGAGAACCTGCTGCAGGCACAGGCCCGGACGTCGGACGCCCACGAGGAAGGTGTCACTGCGTTCCTCGAGGACCGGGAGCCGGAGTTCGAGTAATCGCCTCCTCCGACTCCGTTTCGGCACCGAGACTCGAGTCCGACCGCCCGGTCGCAAGCGCGCGCAAGCACCACGACCTTGCGCGGCTCGACCGTCGATGACACTGTAATGACCCCACAATTTACCGACGACGACGTCGGCAAACGCGTCGTCAACGCCGGCGGTGACGAGGTCGGAATGGTCGCAGCCGTCGAACACGGGACGGCTCACGTCGAACCGGACCCCGGAATCACGGACTCGATCAAGGCAACGCTCGGCTGGAGCGATAGCGGGGCCGATACCTACCCGCTTCAGGAAGAGGCGGTCAGTCGCGTCACCGACGACGAAATCCACCTCGAGGGTGACCTCTCCGGTGTCGGCGCGTCCGGCGGGACCGGCGAGATGGACACCGGGACCGGCACGGCCGGTTCCGGGACGGGACAGGATCGCGGTATCGACCGGGACGACGACGATATTAGCGGCTCGGACGACGAGGGGCTGATCCGCGACGACGATGACGACGACCTCCTCGGCGACGACGACCGAAGCCGGTAACACCGTTTCGAACCTCTTTCGGCGACGCCGCATCGAGTTCGAGGAGCGACGGTTCGACGGCCCGAGTCGGCATCGAGTCCCGCCTCGAGCGGCGGAACGACGCGGATCGTCGATCGGACCGGCTGATCAGTCCTCCTCTTGCTCCTCGTTTTCGTCGCTGTGGTCCAGTTCGGACAGTCCGTGCGTGTCCTCGCTTTCGCCCGTCTCGTCGGCCCGATCCATCTCACCGCCACTTCGGCCCTCGGGTAGCTCCTCGCCAGCCTCTCGAGAATCTCGGGCTTCCGACCGTGCACGCTCCTCCTGGTGACTCCGTGCAGTCGGTCGTCCTCCCTGCTCGCGGTGTTCCGTCTCGATGCGCTGTGAGTACTGGTCCGTAACCCGTCCCTGACCGGTCGTCCGTGGCTGCGATGACGCCCCCCGTTGCGGTGGCTGAGACGATTCCCGTCCCTGCATCGGTTGTCCGTACTCGCTGGCGCGTCCGCCCTGTTCACTGCCCCGAGGCTGGCCACCCTGCTGGCTCTGGGGTCCCCGTTGCCCGGACCGTGGCTGTGGTTCCTGCGAGTGACGCTGCGGCCGCCCTTCCTGGACGTATTGCCCGTGCTGTTCGAACTGGCCGGTCGTGTGTGTTCGATCCGACTCCTGTGGCGGGCCGCCGGATCGACTCCGTTGGGACCCACCCAGCCTGTCCTGCTGGCTCCGACGCTCCTGAGGGGTGGTGTCCGACTGTCCCGAGCGTGTCTGCACTCCCGTCATCGGTCGTTGCTGGAAGCCGGCGGCGCTCGCCGATTCGCCGCCGTACTCCCGTGGTGAGACCCACTCGCCGATCCCAGCGGAACGTTGTGGCTGCGATCGCTCGCTCGAGGCACGCCCCTCGCCCGGCTGTGGCCGTGGCACGTCGCTCGGTCGCTCAGTGCTGGTCTGTTCCCCGGCAAGTTGCTGTCCGCCGGCCTGCTGACTCCGCATCTGCTGGTCGGCCATCCGACCGCCCGTCTCGTGTCGGCGTGGTTCCGCTTCGCTGGCCCGACCCTGTCCGATCGGCTGCGAGCCCATCTCCTCCATCTGGGGCTGTGTGGCCGCCTGCATGCCCTTTTCCATCGCCCGCTCCATCTCCGGCACGACGGCCTCCATCCCCTGGAGATAGCTCTGGACCATCGATTCGGTGAACTGCGAACCCGGCGCGCTCTCGAGGATCGTTTTCGTCATTTCGAGGCCCTGTCGCTGGGCAGTTTCCTGCCACTCGAGTGCACTCAGCGTCATGCGGGCCATATTGCGCTGGAGGTCGATCAGCTGTTCTATCGTCTGCTGACCCTGGTTCATCGTCGACTGTGCCATCCGCTCCGTGTCCCTGTCCGTGTTCCGGGACTGCTGCCGTTGCTGGTCTCTCATACCACTCACCTGAGGATCCGTCGCCGCTGTCGATCCTCGGTTACGACTGAGCCCAACCGAGACGCAAATAAAGGGAGTCGTCGGTTCCAGTCGGTAGTACGTCACCAATTCGCCGTAACGAGCTGTCGCTCATCAGTCAATTGGCGAGACGATACCGGCGTCCCATCCCGGAGTAATCGATGCTGTCGCGGCGTCCGACAGCGTAATTACTGCTTGGGGAGCCGGCATCGAACCGAGAACCGGACGACGGCCGAGGCCGCGGTCAGCCGTCCGAGTCGGACGCCGGTTCGCCGTGTGTCACACCCTCCCGTTCGTCGGCCCGCATCCGGCGCAGCGCCGCGCGCCCGTTGCTCGCCTCGTAGCCGAAGAAGACCCCGTTGGCGTACTCCTCGGCGACTTCGGTCGCGTGGATCAGGTCGTCGACATCGACGTTTACCGCGTACAATTCGATATTAAACGGCGTCTCGAGGGCGCTCTCGAATCCCTTTGCGATCGTCTCGAGCCAGTAGGTCGTCCCGTAGGCGGTGTCGTAGAGGGGGACGACGAACTCGTCGACGTACTCCTCGATGGCCGCGAGGTCGATGCCGGCGCGCTCGTAGAGGTGGCCGGGATACGGATCGGGATAGAGGGTCATGTAGACCGTTCCGGGGATGTGCTCGACCGCCTCCGCGACGAAGTCGGTGATGACGCTCGCACGCCATTCCATGCGGTCGTCGTATCCGCTCGCTTCGAACTCCTGCTCACAGACGCCACAGCGACAGTATTCCGCGCGCGGAAACCCGATGTCGTCGAGGCGTACGTCCTCGTTTTCTTCGACGCAGTCGTCGATGACCTCGAGCAGTCCCTCCCGGTAGTCAACTCGAGTCGGACAGATGTACGCCCAGTCGAAGTACGACCGCTCCCGATCGGCCGGTCGGCCCATGTCGTCGACGGGGACCAGCGACGGATCGGCGTCGGCCGCGGCGTTGTCGCCGAAACAGGAGATCATGTTGACCCCGTCGGCGATCGGTTCGGCGGACCGGCCGGTCACGTCTTTGACTTCGTAGAACCCGCGGTCGAACTCCGGCCACCGTACTTCTTCGGCGTTCCGAGTGACGACGCCGTACATAACTCAGTGTACGACGCCGGCACCGTAAGCCGTTCGGAATCGTGCGTTATTCTTCGGTCGGTTCGTAGTCGACTTCGACGTCCGACGAGCCGCCAACGGTGAGTTTGTAGAGGACGGCGACGACGAACAGGGCGAGTACGATTTTGACGGTACGTGACATGTCCGTTGGAGCGTTCGGTCGGAACACACTTAGAGATTCTGGATAGTCGTCAGTCTCGGAAAAAAGCGCGCTCGCCGTGGCCCCACGTATCGATCAGCGACGCGATCTCCTCTCGAACGATCGTCTCACAGTACGAACAGCGAACGCCATCCTCGAGCACGGTAAAGCGGGACGTGACCGGTTCGTCGCCGGTCGTGATACAGCCGGCGTTCGGACAGGAGAGCACGCCCTCGACGACGTCGGGTCGTTCGACGCGGTGTTTCTCGACGACGTCGTAGTCCCGAACGATGTTGATCGTCGCGTCGGGCGCGATCAGCGAGAGGACGTCGACCTCGTCCTGGCTCAGCTCGCGCCCTTCGACCTTGACGATGTCCTTGCGTGCGAGCCGATCGGAGGGGACGTTCATCCCGACGGACACCTCTTCGCCCTCGCTGCCGTCGATCCCGAGGATCGCGAGGACGTTCAGCGCCTGCCCGCCGTGGACGTGATCGATGACGGTGCCATCGCGGATCTTGCTCACCCGCAGTTCGTGGTCGTCGTTGCCGTCGTGGTGATCGTGATCGTTACTCATCGTTATCACCGCCGATACGCTTGTCGTCGCTCAAGAGCAGATCCAGCAGCGCCATTCGGACCGGAACGCCGTTGTGTGCCTGTTGGAAATACGCGGCGTAGTCGGTCTCGTCGATCTCGGGCGCGATCTCGTCGACTCGTGGGAGCGGATGCATCACGGTTAACTCGTCGCTTGCGGCCTCGAGCGTGTCGGCGTCGATCTGGTACTCGCCGGCGACCTTCTGGTACTCGTTCTCGTCGGGGAAGCGCTCGCGCTGGATCCGCGTGACGTAGAGCACGTCGAGCGAGGGCAGGACCTCCTCGAGGGAGTCGTGTTCCTGAATCCCCGTGCCGTCCTGTCGCTGGTGGAGGTCGTAGACGACCTCGCGGGGCAACTGGAGGCTTTCCGGGCTGATGAAGTGCTGGCGGGTGTCGAAGTTCGTCAGCGCGTAGGCCAGCGAGTGGACGGTCCGACCGTACTTCAGGTCGCCCATGATGCCGATCGTCAGGTCGTCCAGACCGGCGTTCTCCCGGATCGTGTAGAGGTCGAGCATCGTCTGTGTCGGGTGGTGGCCAGCGCCGTCCCCGGCGTTTACCAGCGGGACGTCGACGAACTCGCTGGCCATCGTCGCCGCTCCCTGCTTGGGATGGCGCAAGACGAGCGCGTCGGTGTAGCCTTCGATGACCCGGACCGTGTCGGCGAGCGTTTCCCCTTTCTTCACGCTCGAGGACTCGATGGATCCCATGTCGACGATGTCGCCGCCGAGCCGTTTCATCGCGGTCTCGAAGCTCATCTTCGTCCGCGTGCTCGGCTCGAAAAAGAGCAGGCCGAGCAACGTTCCCGCGTGGCGGTCGGCGACGGTCGACGGGTCGGCGTCGATCTCGGCTGCGTAGTCGAGGACGGTCTCGATGTCTCCCCGAGAGAGTTGTTTGCTCGTGATGAGGTGATCGTGGCGCATTCGTTCGTGTAGGCTGTGGCGTGCCCCTTGAATCTCTCCATTCGGCACGGCGAACTTCTCGACTTCGAATCACCGATCGGCGGAAAATCATTGCATCCAGCTAGAGTGTATTGAAAGCAAAGAGTTATACAGCCGCTA contains:
- the pyrB gene encoding aspartate carbamoyltransferase, whose translation is MRHDHLITSKQLSRGDIETVLDYAAEIDADPSTVADRHAGTLLGLLFFEPSTRTKMSFETAMKRLGGDIVDMGSIESSSVKKGETLADTVRVIEGYTDALVLRHPKQGAATMASEFVDVPLVNAGDGAGHHPTQTMLDLYTIRENAGLDDLTIGIMGDLKYGRTVHSLAYALTNFDTRQHFISPESLQLPREVVYDLHQRQDGTGIQEHDSLEEVLPSLDVLYVTRIQRERFPDENEYQKVAGEYQIDADTLEAASDELTVMHPLPRVDEIAPEIDETDYAAYFQQAHNGVPVRMALLDLLLSDDKRIGGDNDE
- a CDS encoding helix-turn-helix domain-containing protein, which gives rise to MTSIADIEIPADGTGTGELFAAVPSLTCEMERVIASSGHGLWLSGPSRSEIEAALDEAAAIGTYSRISSDEDRWLYDIEFEPDTVDPFELTLEEGGTVLSAAASNGTWLLTVRVVDRESVSSLYDRLDDNDVTPTIVRLFDLAEESHSQCGLTARQYETLVAAIDHGYFEIPREVSMQELSEELGISHQALSERLRRAYRALVTSELNVTEEETAAPPIPSN
- a CDS encoding extracellular solute-binding protein; this encodes MDTHDGRGRSPSRSRRELLAGAGGLTAGLVGTAGCLGSTDGVRVLAAGSLAIALEERIGPAFEAESDVHYEGEYHGTNAVLRLVEDGTKYPDVVIGADIELLRDRLYPDHADWDASFAANEVVIAYEPETELGACLETDRPWYECFGDADEGAIAISDPDLDPLGYRALLLFELAEREHGLDGFRDAMADTVAYVPDETQLLADVESGNRACAVAYSNMAAEREVAVRRLSDAYNFGAPAAADRYAQASYTTADGHTVEGSPVVYNATVRTDADDPVAGREFVAFLLENDDLLTESGLRVDDSLPRFHGDPPEAIKP
- a CDS encoding ABC transporter permease, with protein sequence MSSSSPEGPDDHRPRFTASFEWLPTGLAVPALLGAVLLAYFVVPVAVFLLRMRAVDLVAGLTDPTIRDAIRTSLVTAPVSTTIATVFGVPLAYVLSRGSFRGKRLVEALVLLPLVVPPIVGGVMLLTIVGRYTPIGAAAVALGMPLTGSHAGVVLAQTFVAAPFLVVTARAGFDGVDPRLEEAARTMGYGPLRTIRLVSLPLARNAIAAGIVLTFVRAIGEFGATMMVAYSPRTMPVQIRVSFIARGIDAIVPIALALLAIAVIVVVAVQLLVGTPKQH
- the pyrI gene encoding aspartate carbamoyltransferase regulatory subunit; translated protein: MSNDHDHHDGNDDHELRVSKIRDGTVIDHVHGGQALNVLAILGIDGSEGEEVSVGMNVPSDRLARKDIVKVEGRELSQDEVDVLSLIAPDATINIVRDYDVVEKHRVERPDVVEGVLSCPNAGCITTGDEPVTSRFTVLEDGVRCSYCETIVREEIASLIDTWGHGERAFFRD
- the hemA gene encoding glutamyl-tRNA reductase; translated protein: MHAPDLAPTDARTDLDSATVATMPKSVRRLACCRVSCATHSTDELGAIRPAEPLEVARRIAGHDRVTEAVVLSTCNRVEAYCSTRTPADRDEGLRVAREALGDPDGARTETGLDVVDHLFRVACGLESTVVGEAHVLGQLRRTFETALEAGLAGGVVTRTADAAVSVGRRCRDETDINEGTVSYGSATCERLEARGRVPDRLVVVGAGEMATSVAKAATHRWESRVDVVNRSSAPEIVTADGKYWPLESLGAAIADADAVVTATGAADPVVTAETMRELERETVVVDLANPPDVAEAVRHSAVPVMDLDEIQAGIEAAVSGRRDAIPAVEAAVTDAVASFVDRERENRAEDTLRGLHRTAATIRERELEQARTRLENGDDPEAVLDDFASALTGSLLGTPTERLRTAARDGDDAIIEATHRLFDLDADLEES
- a CDS encoding enoyl-CoA hydratase/isomerase family protein; the encoded protein is MEINSDDGVLRLAFDRPAALNALTMETADELADEIEAATPEAYDAIVITGNGDAFSAGGDLESMAETPDSSKAAYERVTETFGRVVEAMLECPVPIVAKVNGDAIGAGLSIVALADIAYAAADATFSCAFVRVGLIPDTGGTVILPHIVGLRAAKQLAFTGEFFDAERAADLELINESVPADELDDRVAETVAGLASGPTATIGMMKQAMHENMGRAWDDALDYENLLQAQARTSDAHEEGVTAFLEDREPEFE